The proteins below come from a single Argentina anserina chromosome 1, drPotAnse1.1, whole genome shotgun sequence genomic window:
- the LOC126792724 gene encoding umecyanin-like: MNMKYVIVLVIAIAAIAEGAEYTVGDAMGWMVPPTPDYYDKWVSKYNFVENDTLVFNFEQGKHDITVLSKEDFDSCNMNNPLFQFPEPGDVGVMASGTFYFTCSFGEHCASGQKFAIFFASAPVPPSPSPCPKESVTTDQLTQSRKFKEISVTRKVVGL; the protein is encoded by the exons ATGAATATGAAGTATGTGATCGTGCTTGTCATTGCAATTGCAGCAATCGCAGAAGGTGCAGAATACACTGTAGGAGACGCCATGGGTTGGATGGTTCCTCCTACACCTGATTATTATGATAAATGGGTTTCCAAGTATAACTTTGTCGAGAACGATACTCTAG TGTTTAACTTTGAACAAGGAAAGCATGACATCACTGTACTATCCAAGGAAGACTTCGACTCCTGCAACATGAACAATCCCTTGTTTCAATTTCCAGAACCAGGTGATGTTGGGGTTATGGCCAGCGGCACATTTTACTTCACATGCAGCTTTGGTGAGCACTGTGCTAGCGGGCAAAAGTTCGCCATATTTTTTGCCTCTGCACCTGTGCCTCCCAGTCCAAGTCCGTGTCCGAAGGAATCTGTTACTACCGATCAATTGACGCAGTCCCGGAAGTTCAAGGAAATATCAGTAACTAGGAAGGTTGTAGGCTTGTAG
- the LOC126792716 gene encoding early nodulin-like protein 1, which translates to MVKIMNFLVSVIAFATLLHRTGAEDYTVGDDLGWTIPPDGADTYADWADEHTPFVVNVDTLIFEFPVGQQDVASVCKEDFDACFTTNPLWVSSAPTKVIFDRAGTFYFVGTYNGHCAKGQKMAVTWINSQP; encoded by the exons ATGGTGAAGATCATGAATTTCCTAGTTTCAGTTATAGCATTTGCAACATTGTTACACAGAACAGGAGCCGAAGACTACACAGTTGGAGATGATCTGGGCTGGACTATACCTCCGGACGGTGCCGACACGTATGCAGACTGGGCAGACGAGCATACCCCCTTTGTTGTCAATGTTGATACTCTAA TATTTGAATTTCCAGTAGGACAACAAGACGTGGCATCTGTGTGTAAGGAGGATTTCGACGCATGCTTTACCACAAATCCGCTATGGGTGTCATCGGCTCCGACCAAAGTTATATTTGATCGAGCAGGCACATTTTATTTCGTTGGCACTTACAACGGTCACTGTGCCAAAGGCCAAAAGATGGCCGTTACATGGATCAATTCCCAGCCATGA
- the LOC126787340 gene encoding glucan endo-1,3-beta-glucosidase 14 — MRIKSFCFFVQVFLVFFSLIASVTVQAFTGAYGINYGRIADNIPSPDKVATLLRAAKIKNVRIYDADHSVLKAFSGTGLDLVVGLPNGYLKEMSANQDHALDWVKENVQAFLPDTHIRGIAVGNEVLGGGDLESWAALLGAVKNIYNATKMLKLDDVVQITTAHSQAVFNNSYPPSSCIFRDNVKQQYMKPLLEFFSEIGSPFCLNAYPFLAYMSDPEHIDINYALFQKTKGIHDNKTDLHYDNMLDAQIDAAYSALEDAGLKKMEVIITETGWASHGDDSEAAATAENARTYNYNLRKRLAKKKGTPLRPHFVVKAYIFAIFNENLKTGATSERNFGLFKPDGTISYDIGFHGLVSSSADSLHSSLKDSRVQAWSRSQYFLLPISALALVLILR, encoded by the exons ATGAGAATCAAAAGCTTCTGCTTTTTTGTCCAGGTCTTCTTGGTCTTCTTCTCTCTGATTG CCTCTGTGACTGTACAAGCATTCACTGGAGCATACGGGATAAATTATGGAAGAATTGCAGATAACATTCCTTCTCCAGATAAAGTTGCTACACTTCTTAGAGCAGCAAAAATAAAGAATGTCAGGATATATGATGCTGATCACAGTGTTCTCAAGGCTTTTAGTGGGACTGGGCTTGACTTAGTGGTCGGGCTTCCAAATGGATACCTGAAAGAAATGAGCGCCAATCAGGATCATGCACTGGATTGGGTTAAGGAAAATGTGCAGGCATTTCTTCCTGATACACACATCCGAGGGATTGCAGTGGGTAATGAAGTATTAGGTGGGGGTGATCTTGAATCGTGGGCAGCTCTTTTGGGTGCAGTTAAAAACATCTATAATGCAACAAAGATGCTAAAATTAGATGATGTAGTTCAGATTACCACAGCACATTCACAGGCTGTTTTTAATAATTCATACCCTCCCTCTTCCTGTATATTTAGGGATAATGTTAAGCAGCAGTACATGAAGCCACTTTTGGAGTTCTTCTCAGAAATTGGTTCACCCTTCTGTTTGAATGCTTATCCGTTCCTTGCCTACATGAGTGATCCGGAGCATATAGATATCAACTATGCTCTTTTTCAGAAAACAAAGGGGATTCATGATAACAAAACTGATCTTCATTATGATAATATGCTTGATGCTCAAATAGATGCAGCCTATTCAGCTTTAGAAGATGCTGGTTTGAAAAAGATGGAAGTTATTATCACAGAGACAGGGTGGGCCTCCCATGGAGATGACAGTGAAGCTGCAGCTACAGCAGAGAATGCAAGGACATATAACTATAACCTACGTAAAAGGTTAGCAAAGAAGAAAGGGACCCCTCTCCGGCCACATTTTGTAGTGAAGGCATACATATTTGCCATTTTTAATGAGAACTTGAAAACAGGGGCAACTTCTGAGAGAAACTTTGGACTGTTTAAGCCTGATGGAACCATTTCATATGATATTGGGTTTCATGGACTTGTATCATCTTCTGCAGATTCATTGCATTCATCTTTAAAG GATAGTAGGGTTCAAGCCTGGTCTCGGTCCCAATACTTCCTATTACCAATCTCTGCGTTAGCATTGGTTCTGATCCTTAGATGA
- the LOC126794975 gene encoding blue copper protein-like, with protein sequence MGSELKYLAVLAITVAAFLHSTAAQETHIVGDEFGWIVPPGGHYAYELWASGHKFSVGDILEFKFTTGEQDVAKVTKEAFDSCNSTSPIELKTTGPANFSLNTIGEYYFIGTMDKRCELGQKLAINVTANSGGPSASPAPAPTARGPVTYIVGEQLGWFVPGQYAYSAWANGKTFIVGDTLVFNFINETQDVAVVTKAAFDNCTTNSTIAVYTDSPVYIVLNTTGEHYFTSTYDRHCELGQKLAINVIAKSTKTATSPSSPTTPSSQAPSAHSPAASAPLNSAAPSTIIGRGYFFTFLLVGMAFFH encoded by the exons ATGGGCAGTGAACTCAAATATTTAGCCGTTTTAGCCATAACTGTGGCTGCTTTCCTTCACTCCACGGCAGCACAAGAAACCCACATCGTCGGAGATGAATTCGGATGGATAGTTCCTCCCGGAGGTCATTACGCTTATGAATTGTGGGCTTCTGGGCACAAATTCTCCGTTGGTGACATTCTTG AGTTCAAGTTCACAACTGGTGAACAAGACGTGGCCAAGGTTACAAAGGAAGCTTTCGACAGCTGCAATTCAACAAGCCCCATCGAGCTTAAAACAACTGGTCCGGCCAATTTTTCATTAAATACGATTGGGGAATACTATTTCATTGGAACCATGGACAAGCGCTGCGAGTTGGGACAGAAGCTAGCCATCAACGTGACTGCAAATTCTGGTGGCCCTTCAGCTTCCCCTGCTCCTGCTCCTACTGCTAGAGGTCCAGTGACTTACATCGTTGGTGAACAATTGGGTTGGTTTGTGCCCGGTCAATATGCTTATTCTGCTTGGGCCAACGGAAAAACTTTCATCGTTGGAGACACGCTAG TTTTCAACTTCATCAATGAGACACAAGATGTAGCTGTAGTGACCAAAGCTGCTTTCGACAACTGTACCACCAATAGCACCATTGCTGTATATACAGATAGTCCGGTGTATATCGTCCTCAACACCACCGGTGAACACTACTTCACATCCACCTACGATCGCCACTGCGAATTGGGTCAGAAGCTAGCGATTAACGTGATCGCCAAGAGCACGAAAACGGCCACGTCTCCCTCAAGCCCCACAACTCCTTCCTCACAGGCTCCGTCAGCTCATTCACCGGCTGCTTCTGCTCCATTAAACTCTGCAGCCCCTTCCACCATTATTGGCAGAGGCTACTTCTTCACCTTCTTGCTCGTTGGAATGGCTTTCTTCCATTGA
- the LOC126796940 gene encoding umecyanin-like encodes MGTKILSATTFVFAIAIALAAVLQTAEAETHTVSWNNTVGADYYTSFAANHTFKVGDVLVFEFTTGRHDVAELSKDAYEKCNVTGYISTPKSEGPANYTLSATGDHYFICLFPEHCDQGGQKLTITVTGDSPPPSTSPPPSTSSTTAPPPKGSTGSSSHVVTISTVFMSIALALFCLF; translated from the exons ATGGGGACTAAGATACTTAGTGCGACTACCTTTGTGTTCGCAATTGCTATAGCTTTAGCAGCTGTGCTACAAACCGCAGAAGCTGAAACGCACACAGTGAGTTGGAATAATACAGTCGGTGCCGACTACTATACTTCCTTTGCTGCCAATCACACCTTCAAAGTTGGCGATGTTCTAG TGTTCGAGTTCACAACAGGACGACATGATGTAGCTGAACTTTCAAAGGATGCTTATGAAAAGTGCAACGTCACTGGCTATATCAGCACCCCCAAGTCCGAGGGACCAGCCAACTACACCCTCAGTGCCACCGGCGATCACTACTTCATTTGCCTCTTTCCTGAGCACTGTGACCAAGGCGGACAGAAGCTAACCATCACTGTAACTGGCgattctcctcctccttcaacATCCCCACCACCGAGCACGTCAAGCACTACGGCACCGCCGCCAAAGGGCTCGACAGGCAGCTCTTCTCATGTTGTCACCATTTCTACTGTTTTCATGTCCATTGCGCTAGCTCTTTTCTGCCTCTTCTAG
- the LOC126797131 gene encoding umecyanin-like produces the protein MKTMNVIVVVLAVAVVLSHGAEAVLYTVGDDLGWAIPPGGAATYAAWAAEHSFVVDDELEFDFLEGEQDLAWVTKEDFDSCYTADPLYVYQEPTTLQFLVSDTYYFTSTLAGHCTKGQKIAIYIGALPPSPSPIPSPSPCPYASSADEPQSTKFVSHKILSRGN, from the exons ATGAAAACCATGAACGTCATCGTTGTTGTTCTCGCAGTGGCAGTAGTCTTGTCACATGGAGCAGAAGCTGTACTATACACTGTTGGAGACGACTTGGGATGGGCTATTCCTCCTGGTGGCGCTGCCACTTATGCTGCATGGGCTGCCGAGCATAGCTTTGTAGTTGACGATGAGCTAG AGTTCGACTTCTTAGAAGGTGAACAAGACTTGGCCTGGGTAACCAAGGAAGACTTCGACAGTTGTTACACGGCGGATCCCTTGTATGTATACCAGGAACCAACTACACTTCAGTTTCTAGTAAGCGATACATACTATTTCACCTCCACTTTGGCCGGGCACTGCACCAAAGGCCAAAAGATTGCCATTTACATTGGCGCGCTGCCTCCTAGTCCCAGTCCCATTCCCAGTCCCAGTCCATGTCCATATGCATCAAGTGCTGATGAACCCCAATCGACCAAATTTGTGTCTCACAAGATCCTGTCCAGAGGAAACTAG
- the LOC126797141 gene encoding umecyanin-like, producing MGKAVNVLVAVIGLAAIFLHRTEADEIEHNLVWTIPSGGAGEYAAWAAAHPFQLNYAAGGAYDSITFDFKTGEQDIAAVTKEDFDSCTTTDPIWIFSEAINYAPGYAGTYYFTCTFAGHCTKGQKIAITWANSTAPAPAPCPSSTATTSSALPLKFRSKRVKN from the exons ATGGGGAAAGCCGTGAATGTTTTGGTCGCGGTTATAGGCTTGGCAGCAATATTCTTACATAGAACAGAGGCTGATGAAATCGAGCACAATTTGGTTTGGACTATTCCTTCTGGCGGAGCCGGCGAATATGCAGCCTGGGCGGCGGCGCATCCCTTTCAACTTAATTATGCCGCAGGCGGTGCTTATGATAGTATAA CATTTGATTTTAAAACAGGAGAACAAGACATTGCTGCAGTGACAAAGGAAGATTTCGACAGTTGTACCACCACAGATCCGATATGGATATTTTCAGAGGCAATCAATTATGCGCCTGGTTATGCCGGCACATATTATTTCACCTGCACATTCGCCGGACATTGCACCAAAGGACAAAAGATTGCCATTACCTGGGCGAATTCTACGGCGCCGGCACCTGCCCCATGTCCAAGTTCAACAGCAACCACTTCCTCCGCTCTGCCACTTAAATTTCGCTCCAAAAGAGTTAAAAATTAA
- the LOC126789094 gene encoding blue copper protein-like produces MTIRNSTRAVFAALVAALAVSSVSAVTHQVGDGLGWNVPPGGAVAYSTWASNNTFKAGDTLVFTFTSGAHDVAEVTKEAFDACNATSPISLTTDSPASLTLTSGEHYYICTFGGHCGSGQKLAVNVTGTTSSPSPAPSMSTPPPAASPAPVLAPEPSSSASPPAPATSAPAPSPSVGPTTFIVGDVPGWNVLGNGTYTIWASNKTFLVGDVLVFNFLNNSHDVAEVTKTNYESCGTSNPLSLYKNPPVRITLNTTGEHFFICTYADHCNNGQKLAINVSSSTATPTSSPAPSPGGSAPTPSTTATPPSGTTTPSTSGPASDVTPPPSANGATTLGVAGLSSATFLSIAVALFLF; encoded by the exons ATGACAATTAGGAACTCGACCAGGGCGGTCTTCGCAGCCCTAGTGGCGGCTTTGGCAGTTAGCTCGGTCTCAGCGGTGACTCATCAAGTCGGTGATGGTTTGGGGTGGAACGTCCCTCCCGGTGGAGCTGTGGCTTACAGTACATGGGCATCAAACAATACCTTCAAAGCCGGTGACACTCTTG TCTTTACATTCACAAGCGGAGCACACGACGTCGCAGAAGTGACCAAGGAAGCCTTCGATGCATGCAATGCAACAAGTCCAATTTCCTTGACGACTGACTCACCGGCAAGTCTCACCCTTACTTCTGGGGAGCACTACTACATCTGTACCTTCGGTGGTCACTGTGGTTCCGGACAGAAGTTGGCCGTCAATGTTACCGGAACTACCTCTTCCCCTTCTCCGGCTCCTAGCATGAGTACTCCCCCTCCTGCAGCATCACCTGCTCCGGTTCTTGCTCCAGAGCCAAGCAGCAGTGCTAGCCCCCCTGCACCTGCAACTTCTGCCCCAGCACCAAGCCCCTCAGTTGGACCTACCACTTTCATTGTCGGAGATGTCCCCGGATGGAATGTGCTCGGCAACGGTACTTACACCATTTGGGCCTCTAACAAGACCTTCCTCGTCGGTGACGTTCTAG TGTTCAACTTCTTGAATAATTCACACGACGTGGCCGAGGTGACCAAGACAAACTACGAGTCATGCGGCACCTCTAACCCACTCTCCCTCTACAAAAACCCACCCGTTAGAATCACACTTAACACAACCGGCGAGCACTTCTTCATCTGCACTTACGCCGACCACTGCAACAACGGCCAGAAGCTTGCCATCAACGTCAGCAGCAGCACTGCCACACCGACATCCTCTCCCGCTCCTTCTCCAGGCGGTTCAGCCCCTACTCCAAGCACTACTGCCACCCCACCAAGCGGCACCACCACTCCTTCCACCTCTGGACCCGCCAGTGACGTCACCCCACCTCCCTCAGCTAATGGCGCGACAACCCTCGGCGTTGCTGGCCTATCATCCGCCACCTTCTTGTCCATTGCCGTAgctttgttcttgttttaa